A genome region from Penaeus vannamei isolate JL-2024 unplaced genomic scaffold, ASM4276789v1 unanchor4900, whole genome shotgun sequence includes the following:
- the LOC138861353 gene encoding uncharacterized protein, which translates to MNPFGRNCGGCNDPPHSPPWLQYTPHSPQRLQHPPHSPQRLQHPPHSPQRLQHPPHSPQRLQHPPHSPQRLQDPLTARSGCNTPLTALNGCNTPLTARSGCNTPLTARSGCNTPLTARSGCNTPLTARSGCNTPLTARSGCNTPLTALNGCKIPSQPSTVATPPSQPAAVATPPSQPAAVATPPLTARSGCNTPLTARSGCNTPLTALNGCKIPSQPAAVATPPSQPSTVATPPSQPAAVATPPSQPAAVATPPSQPSTAARSPHSPQRLQHPPHSPQRLQHPPHSPQRLQHPPHSPQRLQHPPHSPQRLQHPPHSPQRLQHPPHSPQRLQDPLTARSGCNTPLTALNGCNTPLTARSGCNTPLTARSGCNTPLTALNGCKIPSQPSTVATPPSQPAAVATPPSQPAAVATPPSQPSTAARSPHSPQRLQHPPHSPQRNPGRFLESKSPDEDEGEVVI; encoded by the coding sequence ATGAACCCGTTCGGCCGTAATTGCGGTGGTTGCAACGATCCCCCTCACAGCCCGCCGTGGTTGCAATACACCCCTCACAGCCCGCAGCGGTTGCAACACCCCCCTCACAGCCCGCAGCGGTTGCAACACCCCCCTCACAGCCCGCAGCGGTTGCAACACCCCCCTCACAGCCCGCAGCGGTTGCAACACCCCCCTCACAGCCCTCAACGGCTGCAAGATCCCCTCACAGCCCGCAGCGGTTGCAACACCCCCCTCACAGCCCTCAACGGTTGCAACACCCCCCTCACAGCCCGCAGCGGTTGCAACACCCCCCTCACAGCCCGCAGCGGTTGCAACACCCCCCTCACAGCCCGCAGCGGTTGCAACACCCCCCTCACAGCCCGCAGCGGTTGCAACACCCCCCTCACAGCCCGCAGCGGTTGCAACACCCCCCTCACAGCCCTCAACGGCTGCAAGATCCCCTCACAGCCCTCAACGGTTGCAACACCCCCCTCACAGCCCGCAGCGGTTGCAACACCCCCCTCACAGCCCGCAGCGGTTGCAACACCCCCCCTCACAGCCCGCAGCGGTTGCAACACCCCCCTCACAGCCCGCAGCGGTTGCAACACCCCCCTCACAGCCCTCAACGGCTGCAAGATCCCCTCACAGCCCGCAGCGGTTGCAACACCCCCCTCACAGCCCTCAACGGTTGCAACACCCCCCTCACAGCCCGCAGCGGTTGCAACACCCCCCTCACAGCCCGCAGCGGTTGCAACACCCCCCTCACAGCCCTCAACGGCTGCAAGATCCCCTCACAGCCCTCAACGGTTGCAACACCCCCCTCACAGCCCGCAGCGGTTGCAACACCCCCCTCACAGCCCGCAGCGGTTGCAACACCCCCCTCACAGCCCGCAGCGGTTGCAACACCCCCCTCACAGCCCGCAGCGGTTGCAACACCCCCCTCACAGCCCGCAGCGGTTGCAACACCCCCCTCACAGCCCTCAACGGCTGCAAGATCCCCTCACAGCCCGCAGCGGTTGCAACACCCCCCTCACAGCCCTCAACGGTTGCAACACCCCCCTCACAGCCCGCAGCGGTTGCAACACCCCCCTCACAGCCCGCAGCGGTTGCAACACCCCCCTCACAGCCCTCAACGGCTGCAAGATCCCCTCACAGCCCTCAACGGTTGCAACACCCCCCTCACAGCCCGCAGCGGTTGCAACACCCCCCTCACAGCCCGCAGCGGTTGCAACACCCCCCTCACAGCCCTCAACGGCTGCAAGATCCCCTCACAGCCCGCAGCGGTTGCAACACCCCCCTCACAGCCCTCAACG